The following proteins come from a genomic window of Ictalurus furcatus strain D&B chromosome 26, Billie_1.0, whole genome shotgun sequence:
- the wfikkn1 gene encoding WAP, Kazal, immunoglobulin, Kunitz and NTR domain-containing protein: MGLRLNLEDCAIFEKCCTNVCGLLSCVAARFSDDSFPPLAATDGQPGTNVSSVGGASCDDFVCSQQGAECVMWAGQPVCKCQDRCESEPSFTCASDGLTYFNRCYMDAEACVQGVTLTVVTCRYHLYASPTPSDTTVPPTPTSSAPFPPTLYSNPQHRIVYLGGTVSFRCDVIGQPKPDVTWEKQSEHQIMRPDQMYGNVVITNIGQLVVYNAQVFDTGIYTCVARNSFGVLRADYPLSVIRRDERDVFEDSEARTDIPEQLFSPSDCLVSVERGECGESHVDWHYDAVVGSCQPFTHGGCLRGKNRFETYEDCRTSCEREEMAVCNLPAVQGPCRNWEPRWAYNAVTKLCQAFVYGGCRGNSNNFRSRTECQASCPHQRSRPCRSCRPKGRLVPSLCRSDFVIVGRLTELIEDLNSGIARFSLEQVLWDEKMGLKLFKARYLEVTLVRMDWSCPCPNITMQEESPLLVMGEVQEGMAMVLPDSYVRPMSDRRVKKIQDVLAKKTCEMLQRFQD; the protein is encoded by the exons ATGGGCCTAAGATTGAACCTTGAG GACTGTGCTATCTTTGAAAAATGTTGCACGAATGTGTGTGGTCTGCTCAGCTGTGTGGCGGCTCGTTTCTCAGATGATTCGTTCCCACCCCTTGCTGCTACTGATGGCCAACCAGGTACAAATGTGTCCTCTGTGGGTGGGGCCAGCTGCGATGACTTTGTGTGCAGCCAGCAGGGGGCGGAGTGTGTGATGTGGGCGGGTCAGCCAGTGTGTAAGTGTCAGGATCGCTGTGAGAGCGAGCCCAGCTTCACCTGTGCCTCTGACGGCTTGACGTACTTCAACCGGTGTTACATGGATGCTGAGGCATGTGTTCAGGGCGTGACACTCACTGTGGTCACATGCCGATATCACCTGTATGCAAGCCCCACCCCATCAGACACCACAGTCCCACCCACGCCCACTTCCTCTGCCCCTTTTCCTCCTACTCTCTACTCCAACCCCCAGCACCGGATTGTTTACCTGGGTGGAACTGTTAGCTTTCGCTGCGATGTGATTGGACAGCCAAAGCCTGATGTCACGTGGGAAAAGCAATCAGAGCATCAGATCATGCGGCCAGATCAGATGTATGGTAATGTTGTAATCACCAACATCGGACAGCTCGTAGTGTACAATGCTCAGGTGTTTGACACGGGAATCTACACCTGTGTTGCACGCAATTCATTCGGAGTTCTGCGTGCTGATTACCCTCTTTCAGTCATTCGGCGTGATGAACGTGATGTCTTTGAAGACTCTGAAGCGAGAACGGATATTCCTGAGCAGCTGTTTTCTCCGTCTGACTGTTTGGTGAGTGTAGAACGTGGAGAGTGTGGTGAGAGCCATGTGGACTGGCATTACGATGCCGTGGTTGGCTCCTGCCAGCCCTTCACACACGGAGGGTGTCTACGAGGGAAGAACAGATTTGAGACGTACGAGGACTGTCGGACATCCTGTGAGCGTGAGGAGATGGCTGTGTGCAACCTTCCAGCCGTCCAAGGCCCCTGCAGGAACTGGGAGCCCCGTTGGGCTTACAATGCCGTCACCAAGCTATGCCAGGCCTTTGTCTATGGAGGTTGCCGTGGGAACAGCAACAACTTTCGGTCCAGGACAGAGTGCCAGGCGAGCTGCCCACATCAGAGGTCACGACCATGTAGGAGCTGCAGGCCGAAGGGCAGGTTGGTGCCGAGTCTGTGCCGCAGCGACTTTGTCATCGTTGGCCGTCTCACAGAGCTGATCGAGGACCTGAACTCGGGAATTGCACGCTTTAGCCTGGAGCAGGTACTATGGGATGAGAAGATGGGTCTGAAGCTGTTCAAGGCCCGATATCTGGAGGTCACACTGGTCCGCATGGACTGGAGCTGCCCATGTCCCAACATCACCATGCAGGAAGAGAGCCCCCTGCTGGTGATGGGGGAAGTGCAGGAAGGCATGGCCATGGTGCTGCCTGACAGCTATGTGAGACCCATGTCGGACCGCAGGGTGAAGAAAATCCAGGATGTTCTGGCCAAGAAGACTTGTGAGATGCTGCAGAGGTTTCAGGACTGA
- the LOC128601960 gene encoding transmembrane channel-like protein 7 isoform X1 yields MDAVDAVLYSSRQAVVSNPLLDQLPSYQSLLYRRKSSGSSKRRSITRGRYSSSGSSSEVGASGEGGANRGGGVQDRKWAYGRGDRTIRGATEHKPARELPWSMEEKRKHRELQQHRELGVCSQWRISTRHYLKRMKEDSMVLMNTLQLWRSDIHLIEGMFGTGILSYFSFLRFLVLLNIVMFLLMFSFVMLPIIVSKHTSSFNSTLTSGGATGGQCTVYSRSSSQGGLVMFHQHIIDLLSGTGFLEHTYLFYGYYNVESVNFSGVSYNLPLAYVLCTITYLLLSLIWIVKRSAAGFKRKLIQDEDRFQSFCNKIFAGWDFCITNENAARLKHSSLLYELKTDLEEERIKQKMADRSQKEKCRIYSLRVALNLFVIAVLACCFFCIYSATIFSQQAQAKAQIQRNNFIVELIFEYLPSIVITLANFITPIIFSIIISFEDYSPAFEIRFTLLRCVFMRLASIGVLLFSLWSQITSCSRDQVCDCGYNHTLYPCWETHVGQEMYKLMIFDFLIIGAVTVFVEFPRKILVNYCDWGLVKWLGQQEFSIPQNVLEIVYGQTICWIGTFYCPLMPAINTIKYFLVFYIKKVTLVNNCRPASRPFRASSSNFFFLAVLLIGLALATLPVTVSIALIRSSGACGAFMNYTTSWEAIPRSVSQLPSGLQSVLTALASEACAVSFFVITCLAMFYVIALAGAHKRIINQLRDQLAMEGRDKRFLMQKLCQAQSNPRCRGNQKPSSSSVYMIAPPTETHA; encoded by the exons ATGGACGCTGTGGATGCGG tgctttaCTCCAGCAGGCAGGCAGTGGTCAGTAACCCCCTGCTGGACCAGCTGCCCAGTTACCAGTCCCTGCTGTACAGGAGGAAGTCCTCAGGTAGCAGTAAGAGGCGAAGTATCACAAGGGGGCGCTACAGCTCCAGCGGCAGCTCCTCAGAGGTTGGGGCTAGTGGAGAGGGCGGGGCCAACAGAGGGGGCGGGGTTCAGGACAGGAAGTGGGCGTACGGGAGGGGGGACAGAACGATTCGTGGAGCCACCGAACACAAACCTGCACGAGAACTTCCATGGAGCATGGAGGAGAAACGCAAACACAG GGAGCTGCAGCAGCACAGAGAGCTGGGTGTGTGTTCTCAGTGGAGAATCAGTACTCGTCACTACCTGAAGAGGATGAAGGAGGACAGCATGGTGTTAATGAACACACTGCAGCTGTGGAGGAGTGATATACACCTTATAGAGg gtaTGTTTGGTACAGGGATCCTGTCATACTTCTCGTTCCTGCGCTTCTTGGTTCTGCTGAACATTGTGATGTTCCTGTTGATGTTCAGTTTTGTCATGTTGCCCATCATCGTGTCCAAACACACCTCGTCCTTCAACTCCACTCTGACCAGTGGGGGCGCTACAGGGGGTCAGTGCACTGTTTACTCCCGCTCCTCCTCTCAGGGGGGACTGGTCATGTTCCACCAACACATCATCGACCTGCTGTCCGGCACT GGCTTCTTGGAACACACCTACCTGTTCtatggttactataatgtgGAGTCAGTAAACTTCTCAGGTGTCAGTTATAACCTGCCATTAGCCTACGTGCTCTGCACCATCACCTACCTGCTGCTCAGCCTCATCTGGATCGTCAAGAg gtcggCTGCAGGCTTTAAAAGGAAGCTGATTCAGGATGAAGATCGGTTCCAGAGTTTTTGTAATAAGATCTTTGCCGGCTGGGATTTCTGTATCACCAATGAGAACGCAGCGCGTTTAAAACACAGCAGCCTGCTGTACGAGctcaag acggacCTGGAGGAGGAAAGGATCAAGCAGAAGATGGCCGATCGTTCCCAGAAGGAGAAATGTCGTATCTATTCCCTCAGAGTCGCCCTCAACCTGTTCGTGATCGCCGTGCTCGCCTGCTGCTTCTTCTGCATCTACAGCGCCACCATCTTCTCCCAGCAGGCTCAAGCTAAGGCTCAg attcAGCGGAATAACTTCATAGTGGAGCTGATATTTGAGTACCTGCCCTCCATCGTCATCACACTGGCCAACTTCATCACTCCcatcatcttcagcatcatcatcagctTTGAGGATTACTCTCCTGCCTTCGAGATCCGCTTCACActcctcag gtgtgtgtttatgcgtTTGGCCAGTATCGGAGTCCTGCTGTTCTCTCTGTGGTCTCAGATCACCTCCTGCTCTAGGGACCAAGTGTGTGACTGTGGATACAACCACACGCTTTATcct tgctggGAGACCCATGTAGGGCAGGAGATGTACAAGCTGATGATCTTTGATTTCCTCATCATTGGGGCGGTCACCGTCTTCGTCGAGTTTCCCAGGAA gatcCTGGTGAATTACTGTGACTGGGGGTTGGTGAAGTGGTTGGGTCAGCAGGAGTTCTCCATCCCTCAGAACGTTCTGGAGATTGTCTATGGGCAGACCATCTGCTGGATCGGCACGTTCTACTGCCCCCTAATGCCTGCCATCAACACCATCAAGTACTTCCTTGTCTTCTACATCAAGAAG GTGACTCTGGTGAATAATTGTCGTCCTGCGTCTCGTCCATTCCGTGCCAGCAGCTCCAACTTCTTCTTCCTGGCGGTGCTGCTGATTGGATTAGCACTTGCTACACTTCCTGTTACAGTCAGCATTGCACt GATCCGTAGCTCGGGGGCGTGTGGAGCGTTTATGAACTACACCACGTCGTGGGAGGCCATACCTCGCTCAGTGTCTCAGCTGCCCTCAGGCCTGCAGTCTGTCCTTACTGCACTCGCTTCAGAGGCCTGCGCCGTGTCCTTCTTCGTCATCACCTG tttgGCAATGTTCTATGTGATTGCATTAGCTGGGGCTCATAAACGTATCATCAATCAGCTGAGAGATCAACTGGCCatg GAAGGGAGAGATAAGCGATTTCTGATGCAGAAATTGTGTCAGGCTCAGTCTAATCCCCGTTGCCGTGGGAACCAGAAACCCAGCAGTTCCAGTGTGTACATGATTGCCCCGCCCACTGAGACACACGCCTAG
- the LOC128601960 gene encoding transmembrane channel-like protein 7 isoform X2, giving the protein MDAVDAGMFGTGILSYFSFLRFLVLLNIVMFLLMFSFVMLPIIVSKHTSSFNSTLTSGGATGGQCTVYSRSSSQGGLVMFHQHIIDLLSGTGFLEHTYLFYGYYNVESVNFSGVSYNLPLAYVLCTITYLLLSLIWIVKRSAAGFKRKLIQDEDRFQSFCNKIFAGWDFCITNENAARLKHSSLLYELKTDLEEERIKQKMADRSQKEKCRIYSLRVALNLFVIAVLACCFFCIYSATIFSQQAQAKAQIQRNNFIVELIFEYLPSIVITLANFITPIIFSIIISFEDYSPAFEIRFTLLRCVFMRLASIGVLLFSLWSQITSCSRDQVCDCGYNHTLYPCWETHVGQEMYKLMIFDFLIIGAVTVFVEFPRKILVNYCDWGLVKWLGQQEFSIPQNVLEIVYGQTICWIGTFYCPLMPAINTIKYFLVFYIKKVTLVNNCRPASRPFRASSSNFFFLAVLLIGLALATLPVTVSIALIRSSGACGAFMNYTTSWEAIPRSVSQLPSGLQSVLTALASEACAVSFFVITCLAMFYVIALAGAHKRIINQLRDQLAMEGRDKRFLMQKLCQAQSNPRCRGNQKPSSSSVYMIAPPTETHA; this is encoded by the exons ATGGACGCTGTGGATGCGG gtaTGTTTGGTACAGGGATCCTGTCATACTTCTCGTTCCTGCGCTTCTTGGTTCTGCTGAACATTGTGATGTTCCTGTTGATGTTCAGTTTTGTCATGTTGCCCATCATCGTGTCCAAACACACCTCGTCCTTCAACTCCACTCTGACCAGTGGGGGCGCTACAGGGGGTCAGTGCACTGTTTACTCCCGCTCCTCCTCTCAGGGGGGACTGGTCATGTTCCACCAACACATCATCGACCTGCTGTCCGGCACT GGCTTCTTGGAACACACCTACCTGTTCtatggttactataatgtgGAGTCAGTAAACTTCTCAGGTGTCAGTTATAACCTGCCATTAGCCTACGTGCTCTGCACCATCACCTACCTGCTGCTCAGCCTCATCTGGATCGTCAAGAg gtcggCTGCAGGCTTTAAAAGGAAGCTGATTCAGGATGAAGATCGGTTCCAGAGTTTTTGTAATAAGATCTTTGCCGGCTGGGATTTCTGTATCACCAATGAGAACGCAGCGCGTTTAAAACACAGCAGCCTGCTGTACGAGctcaag acggacCTGGAGGAGGAAAGGATCAAGCAGAAGATGGCCGATCGTTCCCAGAAGGAGAAATGTCGTATCTATTCCCTCAGAGTCGCCCTCAACCTGTTCGTGATCGCCGTGCTCGCCTGCTGCTTCTTCTGCATCTACAGCGCCACCATCTTCTCCCAGCAGGCTCAAGCTAAGGCTCAg attcAGCGGAATAACTTCATAGTGGAGCTGATATTTGAGTACCTGCCCTCCATCGTCATCACACTGGCCAACTTCATCACTCCcatcatcttcagcatcatcatcagctTTGAGGATTACTCTCCTGCCTTCGAGATCCGCTTCACActcctcag gtgtgtgtttatgcgtTTGGCCAGTATCGGAGTCCTGCTGTTCTCTCTGTGGTCTCAGATCACCTCCTGCTCTAGGGACCAAGTGTGTGACTGTGGATACAACCACACGCTTTATcct tgctggGAGACCCATGTAGGGCAGGAGATGTACAAGCTGATGATCTTTGATTTCCTCATCATTGGGGCGGTCACCGTCTTCGTCGAGTTTCCCAGGAA gatcCTGGTGAATTACTGTGACTGGGGGTTGGTGAAGTGGTTGGGTCAGCAGGAGTTCTCCATCCCTCAGAACGTTCTGGAGATTGTCTATGGGCAGACCATCTGCTGGATCGGCACGTTCTACTGCCCCCTAATGCCTGCCATCAACACCATCAAGTACTTCCTTGTCTTCTACATCAAGAAG GTGACTCTGGTGAATAATTGTCGTCCTGCGTCTCGTCCATTCCGTGCCAGCAGCTCCAACTTCTTCTTCCTGGCGGTGCTGCTGATTGGATTAGCACTTGCTACACTTCCTGTTACAGTCAGCATTGCACt GATCCGTAGCTCGGGGGCGTGTGGAGCGTTTATGAACTACACCACGTCGTGGGAGGCCATACCTCGCTCAGTGTCTCAGCTGCCCTCAGGCCTGCAGTCTGTCCTTACTGCACTCGCTTCAGAGGCCTGCGCCGTGTCCTTCTTCGTCATCACCTG tttgGCAATGTTCTATGTGATTGCATTAGCTGGGGCTCATAAACGTATCATCAATCAGCTGAGAGATCAACTGGCCatg GAAGGGAGAGATAAGCGATTTCTGATGCAGAAATTGTGTCAGGCTCAGTCTAATCCCCGTTGCCGTGGGAACCAGAAACCCAGCAGTTCCAGTGTGTACATGATTGCCCCGCCCACTGAGACACACGCCTAG
- the LOC128601960 gene encoding transmembrane channel-like protein 7 isoform X3, translating to MFGTGILSYFSFLRFLVLLNIVMFLLMFSFVMLPIIVSKHTSSFNSTLTSGGATGGQCTVYSRSSSQGGLVMFHQHIIDLLSGTGFLEHTYLFYGYYNVESVNFSGVSYNLPLAYVLCTITYLLLSLIWIVKRSAAGFKRKLIQDEDRFQSFCNKIFAGWDFCITNENAARLKHSSLLYELKTDLEEERIKQKMADRSQKEKCRIYSLRVALNLFVIAVLACCFFCIYSATIFSQQAQAKAQIQRNNFIVELIFEYLPSIVITLANFITPIIFSIIISFEDYSPAFEIRFTLLRCVFMRLASIGVLLFSLWSQITSCSRDQVCDCGYNHTLYPCWETHVGQEMYKLMIFDFLIIGAVTVFVEFPRKILVNYCDWGLVKWLGQQEFSIPQNVLEIVYGQTICWIGTFYCPLMPAINTIKYFLVFYIKKVTLVNNCRPASRPFRASSSNFFFLAVLLIGLALATLPVTVSIALIRSSGACGAFMNYTTSWEAIPRSVSQLPSGLQSVLTALASEACAVSFFVITCLAMFYVIALAGAHKRIINQLRDQLAMEGRDKRFLMQKLCQAQSNPRCRGNQKPSSSSVYMIAPPTETHA from the exons aTGTTTGGTACAGGGATCCTGTCATACTTCTCGTTCCTGCGCTTCTTGGTTCTGCTGAACATTGTGATGTTCCTGTTGATGTTCAGTTTTGTCATGTTGCCCATCATCGTGTCCAAACACACCTCGTCCTTCAACTCCACTCTGACCAGTGGGGGCGCTACAGGGGGTCAGTGCACTGTTTACTCCCGCTCCTCCTCTCAGGGGGGACTGGTCATGTTCCACCAACACATCATCGACCTGCTGTCCGGCACT GGCTTCTTGGAACACACCTACCTGTTCtatggttactataatgtgGAGTCAGTAAACTTCTCAGGTGTCAGTTATAACCTGCCATTAGCCTACGTGCTCTGCACCATCACCTACCTGCTGCTCAGCCTCATCTGGATCGTCAAGAg gtcggCTGCAGGCTTTAAAAGGAAGCTGATTCAGGATGAAGATCGGTTCCAGAGTTTTTGTAATAAGATCTTTGCCGGCTGGGATTTCTGTATCACCAATGAGAACGCAGCGCGTTTAAAACACAGCAGCCTGCTGTACGAGctcaag acggacCTGGAGGAGGAAAGGATCAAGCAGAAGATGGCCGATCGTTCCCAGAAGGAGAAATGTCGTATCTATTCCCTCAGAGTCGCCCTCAACCTGTTCGTGATCGCCGTGCTCGCCTGCTGCTTCTTCTGCATCTACAGCGCCACCATCTTCTCCCAGCAGGCTCAAGCTAAGGCTCAg attcAGCGGAATAACTTCATAGTGGAGCTGATATTTGAGTACCTGCCCTCCATCGTCATCACACTGGCCAACTTCATCACTCCcatcatcttcagcatcatcatcagctTTGAGGATTACTCTCCTGCCTTCGAGATCCGCTTCACActcctcag gtgtgtgtttatgcgtTTGGCCAGTATCGGAGTCCTGCTGTTCTCTCTGTGGTCTCAGATCACCTCCTGCTCTAGGGACCAAGTGTGTGACTGTGGATACAACCACACGCTTTATcct tgctggGAGACCCATGTAGGGCAGGAGATGTACAAGCTGATGATCTTTGATTTCCTCATCATTGGGGCGGTCACCGTCTTCGTCGAGTTTCCCAGGAA gatcCTGGTGAATTACTGTGACTGGGGGTTGGTGAAGTGGTTGGGTCAGCAGGAGTTCTCCATCCCTCAGAACGTTCTGGAGATTGTCTATGGGCAGACCATCTGCTGGATCGGCACGTTCTACTGCCCCCTAATGCCTGCCATCAACACCATCAAGTACTTCCTTGTCTTCTACATCAAGAAG GTGACTCTGGTGAATAATTGTCGTCCTGCGTCTCGTCCATTCCGTGCCAGCAGCTCCAACTTCTTCTTCCTGGCGGTGCTGCTGATTGGATTAGCACTTGCTACACTTCCTGTTACAGTCAGCATTGCACt GATCCGTAGCTCGGGGGCGTGTGGAGCGTTTATGAACTACACCACGTCGTGGGAGGCCATACCTCGCTCAGTGTCTCAGCTGCCCTCAGGCCTGCAGTCTGTCCTTACTGCACTCGCTTCAGAGGCCTGCGCCGTGTCCTTCTTCGTCATCACCTG tttgGCAATGTTCTATGTGATTGCATTAGCTGGGGCTCATAAACGTATCATCAATCAGCTGAGAGATCAACTGGCCatg GAAGGGAGAGATAAGCGATTTCTGATGCAGAAATTGTGTCAGGCTCAGTCTAATCCCCGTTGCCGTGGGAACCAGAAACCCAGCAGTTCCAGTGTGTACATGATTGCCCCGCCCACTGAGACACACGCCTAG